The Nitrospira sp. sequence TGTTGAACCAGCTGTCGTTCCTCTGCCTCTGTCTTCACCTCCCCGTTCAGACGCGCGTCAAGCAACCGGTCGAGAATCTTCTTGAACTGCGGACCCGGCTTAAGTCCCATGGCCTTCAACTCAGTACCGGTCAGCACCGGCTTCACGTGTTGATAGGTGGTGAGGTACGCTGACACCTGCCGCTTGACCGTTTCTCCTTTGCTCTTGGCCATGAGGCTCAAGAGCGTTTCATCACACAGTCCTGACAGAAGATGATAGACGTCCGCCGGCTTTGGCGGCGGTTTTCTTCCAAGCCGGCGAAGTACCGCATGGCTACCCGTCCGGGATGTCTTGAGGCACCTGGCTTCCAATTCGGAAAATGGGAAACGCTTGAGAGTGTCCAGAACGGGGCGTTCCGGCAAGACTTCCAGTAGCGCCATGAAATACACCAACCACACGTCCATCTTTCGATCGAGAAACAGCAGCCGATACCAGTCAACCGCCTGATCTACGGCATCGAGCAGCGACTCCAAGCGGCTGGACCACACTAACTTAGGATGGATGAACTTGAGCAAGTCGAGGTCGGCCAGTCGCTTCAGAGCCTGTTTTGGTTCACGCTCTCCTAACAGCAATTTCAGTTCTTCCAGCAGACGGTGACCGGATAATCGTTGAAACAGATTCATCTTGACGGCGCCGGCGATCAACGCCGCGGTATCCTTGCCTAAATGAAATCCGAACCGGGATTCAAATCGCACAGCCCGAAACACTCGGGTCGGATCTTCGACAAAACTCAGCCCGTGCAAGACTCGGATGACCTTGTCATTCAGATCTCGTTGACCCCCGTAGAAATCCAAGACATCGCCAAAACCTTTTGTGTTCAAGCGGATGGCCAACGCGTTCATGGTGAAATCCCGGCGGTACAGATCTTTCTTGATTGAACTTTGCTCAACCGTCGGCAAGGCGGTGGGATACTCATAATATTCTGTCCTGGCGGTGGCCAGATCGAGCTTGAATTCATCCGGCAGGAGAAGGATCGCCGTGCCGAATCGCTCATGCACCTTCACACGGGCATGCATCATTTCACCGAGTTTTCTGGCAAATGAGATTCCATCCCCCTCCACGACGAGATCCAGATCGAGGTTCTCGATCCCCAGTAACAGATCTCTGACGCAGCCGCCGACGGCGTACAGCGACACATTGCAACGGTCAGCGAGGCGCCCTGCTTCGTTGAGAAGCGCTACGACGTGCTTCGGCATGCGGTTTTGAAGCAATCCCGTCACGTTACGATGGGCTCTTCCGGTGAGATGCTCTGATGGATTAGGCACAGCATGCCTACCGGCAAACTTGAGAACATCCTCGTGCATTACTCTCAGCAAGTCCGTCCTGGTAATGACCCCCACGATCTTCGTCCCTCCGAGAACAGGGACGAACCGTTGATTCCGTTCGATCATGGCAACTTCAACGTCATGAAACGGCGTGTCCGGCTCTGCCGTATAGGCATCAGTCTGCATGATGTCTTGAACGGGAGCTTTCCCGAGCCGGTGAAACTCGGCTTTTTGAATCAGCTCACGGCTCACTATCCCTATGAAGTGATCATTCTCATCGAGAACCGGGAAGACATTGATTCCATATTTCGTCATCCGCTGCCCGGCGGCTGCAATCGTCGTTCTCATTCCAATGCATTTCACCGGCATCGTCATCACGTCGCGCGCCAACAGCGTAGGCCGATAGCGGGTCGTCAACAATTCGACAAGACGTTCTTTGACTTCTGAGAGCGGTCGTCCTTTGACTGTCGCGGCGGCTGCGACGGCATGGCCGCCGCCTCCAAATTCCCGGGCGATCCATCCCACGTCGATTTCTGGACGGCGGCTTCGTCCGATCACCTGCACCCGGTCTTCCATCATCACGGCGACAATGACGGCATCGACGCCCTGCATTTCGGCAAGCAGGTGTACGACTCCGGCCGCTTCACCGCGGCGGCGATCGATGGCGCTCGTCGCGATCAGAACTTTTCGCCCCTCGAGGTAATGGACGTCGCTGTGCTCCAACAAATCGTTCATGAGTGCGACGGTATCGGGATCCAGCGGACGGCGAAGGGTGTCCAGCACGACGTTCAAGTCTGCACCCGTTTCGAGCAGGAACGCCCCGGCTTCAAGATCTCGGGGAGTCGTGGAGCCGAAGCCGAACGAGCCGGTTTCTTCGTAGAGACCCAGCGCGATCACGGTCGCTTCGAATGGTGACACCGCGACGCGGCGCTGACGTAACTGCTCAACCAGTAACGTCGTCGTGGCGCCGACCGGTTGGACGACGGACAAAAGAGAGCGGCCGTTACATATGGATTGGGCTTCAACATGATGATCGAACACCACCACCTCTACCGATGGATTGTCGATGCAAGATTTCAGCGCACCGATTCGATCAGGATCCTGAGTGTCGACCAATATGAGTCTGGAAATCTGAGAGAAGTCGATCGATTGCAGTTTACTGAGTCCCAGATCGTGAGCGGCAAGAAACGTGCGGACTGTCTCCTGAGCTCCGGCCGGCAATATCAGCTTGGCGTCCGGAAAGAGTTTGCGGGCGGCAACCATCGAGGCCAGGCCGTCGAAATCCGCATTGCTGTGCGTGGCGATCACATCCATGCCGGCATTCTAGCAGGGTCTTTCTCTACACGAAATGCCGCCTTGAATCACGGCTGGAAGGAGAGAAGGCAGAAAAGCACCGTGGCGCCCCACGATAACCGCTGCTCAGATCTGCACAGCGACGTGCCGTTTTTTTTCCACCTCTGAGAGACTATCCGCTGGTTCATCCGGGTGGATTTGTAACCCACGGAACTAGCCGGTCTTTTTTGCGCATCACGTCCGGCACATGCTTTGCTGCATAAAACCCTCCAGTCTGAATGATTCTTTATCCTGGAGGTGCCCGATGACAGAACATCGTAGGAATACCATGATGGTCACCTTGGGAGGGCTGGCCGCTATTGCATTGGTCACACCATCTCCCTCCACAGCGGGTTCAAAGAATGAGAAGAAATCCCCTCCTCATTCCATCTCGTCGTCAGCAGAAACCTCTATATCTTCCGGCGCAAACCATTCCGACCTCAAGCCAGGTCCGGCATGGAAGACAATCGGAGGCACTGTCAAGAATATTGCCGGGGACGTCTATACAGTCGAGGACTACGATGGGAACCGGGTTCAGCTCTATGTGAGCCGTGAAACCAAGCAGTTGCGAGGTCATAAGAAAGTTGGTGATCCGGTTCGCGCCGAAATCACCCAGAGCGGATTCGCTAACTCCATTCAATAGTCACTGCCCATAAAGCCCCTTCGCCATCACGAGGTCAGCTTAGATCAAGCTGATCTCGTGATCTAGGATGATTGTCGTACGCTCACGCATTTTCTGACAGCCTACGCCACGAGTACCGGAGCTGCTTCGTCATAGACCTCTTCGCCCAAGATCGATTACTGAGCCACAAGGCCGTTCACCCCTGCGGGCAGACCAGAAACGCTGGTCAGGAACGTAAGTTCCCCACTACCGCGATCGACACGAAACGCCTCGATAGAACGTGCGGTCGCATTGAGAACATAGAGGAGTTTACTGTTTCTGTTCAATGCCATATCGATTGGGGCGGCTCCTGTAGAAGCAGCTACAGCCATGAGTAAGGTAAGAGTCCCGTCTCGCCCGATGCGATAACTCGAAATGTTGTTGCTGCCGGTGTTACTTGTGTAGGCGATCTTGCCGTTCTTGGTAATCACAATCCAGCAGGCCGCCGATTGAAAATCGGGAACTGAATCGCTACGAAGCGTCAACGCACTATTTTTCAACGTATATGAAGAGACTGCGCTGGCATTAGCTGTTCCACCGAATGCCTCGCTCACGATGAGGACTCCTCGTTTATTGAAAGAGAATCCAAATGGGGTGACGCCAGACGAAGGTTGTGAGACTGGCCCAGCCGCGACACCATCTTCACCCACTGTGTACGTATCGATGATCTGGGTGGCTTTTTCTGTCACCACCAAGGTGTCTCCATCGGGATTAAACTCGATTTGTGCCGGCGCCGTGGCCGGGCCGCTGAGCGAACGAGTCGATCCAGGGATCAGCTTCAACGTATGACGGCTCGTCAACATAAATCCAGTAATATTGCCCGTTCCGCCCGCATTCAACACATAGACCCATTCCTCATGAACTGCAACGCTGATGGGACGCACACCACCAGAGCTCACTTTATCCGTGAGTGTTAGGCCATGATCATGAACATGGAATACCGACACCTCGTCGCTTCCCGCATTGACGACAAAGAGCGTCTCCCCATCATCACTGAGCACGATGGCGCCTTGATTCCCCAGACCGCCTCCTGATCCGGCGCCCTGAGTGGGGAAGCTCCCAATCGGAATCAGTGTGTCGCTATGCTGTTCAAACGCCAAGACGGCATTGCCGGATGGGGCATTCGACATGGTATACACCATCTGCCCTTTCTGACCGGCCCAGGCACTGCCAATCACCCCTCCGGTCAACGCTAGTGCGAGTGTCATCACACCTATGAAACGTGTTCTCACGCTCTACCTCCTTTGGTTGTTGAGTAGGTCAGAAGATCGCAGCCCACATCATAGGCATGAGATCTCACAAAACGTTCACGCGCTGCTCACATCTTGGGCACATTCGAAAAGTAAGTCGGCGTCATTCACATGTGGTTTGAATGGCCAATCTGACTCGCTCGCGAGCCCGGTGTAACCGCACATAGAGGTTGGCTTCAGAGACATGCAGCCGCGTGCAGACTTCTTTCGTGTCTATTCCATCCACATCACGAAGAATCAAAACTTGCTTAAGAGTCACCGGCAAGGCATCAATGGCCTGTTGCATACAATCCATTATCCGTTTTGACAGCAGAAGCTGTTCGGGAGTCCGCTCATCCCATGGATGAGGATAATATGCACAGGATCCGGCCCACGTTCTGCTCGGGCAGAAACGCGAAGGATCGATCGGCTCATCACCATAGCGGTCATATGATTCACAGTGCGAGAAGGCTCTCTGGCGTTTCTCGCGCACCCCTCGATCCTTGGCCTTGTGGATCAGAATCCCGCAGATCCAGCCGAAGAGAGAGGATCGGCCCTCAAACCCATTCAGGCGTGTAATCACTGTTACCCACGTATCCTGCACGACTTCCTCTGCCATGTCTTGATCGACGACATATCGCATCGCGATGCGGATAAGCCTTGCATGCTGATGCGTCACGAACTGACCGAAGGCCTCCTCTTCGCCAAGCCGAAGTCTCGGAAGCAGCTTTTCTTCGATGTCCATAAAGGTGAGAGGCTTGCCTACTTGCGCATTCTGACGAGTCGATACGGCACGATCCCTGATTTTGGCATTCATGACCAACCTCCGAATGCATCTACAACGACCCGGAACAACTATCGCCGGAACTGGTCACGGAATCTTCACAAAATCATGACATCTTGATCACGCACGCCGGAGAAAAGCCGGGAGCAAGGTGCGGCCAAGAGACGATGTGGGGCGATCAGGCAGAGTGAGAAGAATCCACTAATTCGATGGAAGGTTGCGCAACGGACAGACAAAAGGTGAAGGTCGTCCCTCTATTTACGACACTCTGAGCCTCGATGGAGCTTCCGTGAAGCTCCAGTATCCGTTTGGTAATCGCGAGACCAAGCCCTGCCCCCGTCGTTCTGCCCCGTTGCCCGTTGCCAACCCGATAGTATCGATCAAAAATATGCGGGAGATCTTCTGGAGGTATTCCGCAGCCGGTATCCATCACGTTGGTCATGATCTTTTCGTTCACACCCTTTAGGCCAACCGTGACGGTGCCATGTGCCGGAGTGTATCGAATGGCGTTCTCGATGAGGTTTTCAAGGACTCGCTCAATGAGTCCGATATCAGCGACGACACATGGAAGATCGGCCTGCATCTCTGTGTGGAGCGTCACCTCCTTCTTCTCTGCAACAAACGTCAGCTTTTGGACAACATCTTGTACGAGTTCGCTGAGAGAAAATGCTTCAATGCGAGGGCGCATCTCTTGAGAGCTCAATTTTGCCAGTTCAAACAGCTCACCAATCAATTTTCCTAATTGTTCACTGTGCGCAGCGGCAATTCCAAGATATTTCCGTTGTTCCTGTGGAGACAGCGTTCCTTCCTTCAAAAGCAGAGTCTCGAGATACCCCTGAAGAGATGTCAACGGCGTGCGAAGATCGTGCGAGACATTGGCGACCAATTCGCGTCGCAACTGATCGGTCTGTTTGAGCTGCCCCACCTGCTGCTGGATGCGATCTGACATATGTGCAAAGGTCGCCCCTAACACGTCTATTTCATCTCTTCGCTCGGCAGTCGTTCGCTGTAGGTGAAGCCGGTACGGCAAATCTGACGGTTCGGAAAAGTCGCCACGCTTAAAGGTCTCCATCGCCAAGGTGAGCAGTCTGAGTCGTCGAGTCAACAGCTTGAACATGAGGAGGGTGGTCAACAGTGCAAACAGGAGAATTGCGGCGACAGCCCATGCGCTCACGCGGAGAATGTAACTGCCCTCCAGCATCTGTGCGACTGACTCAAACTCCTCCCCACCTAGAATAACGTACAGATAGCCTTCGATGTCGCCGCTTAACGTTTGTACGGGGAACGCGGAAAAGATCTTCTTGCGGCTGAGATCTCGCGGGTCGTCACCCAGGATTGGGAAGTCTTCAATCCTTGACAAAAACCGTTCAATTGGTTCGAGAGAGACACGTTGTCGCTTCACTTTTCCAGCAGGAGCTGAAAAAGTCAGGATCGACCCCTGACCATCAAGCAGATAGACTTCGATACTGGGATTGATCACCATGAGACTATGAAAGATCTCCTTGAGCGCTGCCTCATTTACCTGTCCTTCCTGCATGAGGATCTTTTCAGACACAATGCGTTCAGCCAAGGCCTGATTGAGCTTCTGATTCACTTCTTGGAAATACAGCCGGGTCGCATAAAGAGTCAGCAGTATGGACCCAGCACCTATGAGGCAAAACAGCCCGATGAGGACGGTGGCCAGCTTCCCGTACAGCGTTGTGAACATTCGGCTACTCGTGTCGGTGTTCCTCGGTAAAACTATAGCCGATGCCCCAGACCGTCAAAATGTACCGAGGACGGTTCGTATCACGCTCGATTTTGGCTCTCAACCGATTGATATGGGAATTCACGGTGTGTTCGTAGCCCGCGTGTGCATACCCCCATACCAAATCGAGCAGTTGAGAACGGGTATACACACGGCCTGGGTGTCGGGCGAACTGCAATAAGAGATCGAACTCTTTCGCCGTCAGGTCTATCGCTTTGCCGCACAGCGTGACTTTGCGCTTCTCGGCATCAATCACGAGACCTCCGGCACAAATCGGCTTTTGCTGATCCTGAACCACCGGCGCCCGAAGCACCTCTACGCGGCGGAACAAGGCTTTCACCCGAGCGAGAAGTTCACGAATGCTGAAAGGCTTGGTCAGATAATCGTCTGCACCGACCTCCAGACCCAGTACGCGATCTAACTCCGTCGACTTGGCGGTCAACATTAGGATAGGCGTGTAATTTAGTCTGGTTCGCAGAGTTTGACATACGTCCAACCCGTCCATCCCCGGGAGCATCAGATCGAGGACAATCAAGTCATAGGCTTTGGAGAGCGCGTGTTTGCAGCCGGTCGCGCCGTCCGGCGCCACATGCACATCATATCCTACGTCATACAGATGGAGCTCCAAGAGACGCGCAATGTCTCGGTCATCTTCAATCACGAGAATGGTTCGAGGCTTTGCACTTTGCCGATGTGGTGCTTCGTCTACCATGATCGCCAGAATAACAGGCGATTGTCACAAAAGCATCACGGATGAGTGGTGCTGATGAGCGGAGACAACTACGAGCCTAGGCAAGCACCGGCTGAAGGATCAGACACGGACAGCTTATTGGGCTACTTTTTCAAAAAGGATGTCATCGCGATGCCAACGGCGATGGAAATCTTGCCTAGAATTGAACTGTTCGTCTCACTCTGATTCGAAAGCGAGGTCGTCATAATGACGTTGTCGTGTATCATGGTGGCGCCCTCTTTGTCCTATCAATGAGATATGCTGTCATATTATGAGTCAGGCGAGGGTGTATAGTCTTACGTGGTTCGGTCAGAAATGAGTTGTCAGACCTGCGTCAATTCCCGTAGTCTGCCTCTCAGGAGGCCACCATGGATGAACCGAGCAGGCTAACGAAGACCAAAGAGCAATGGGCCAGGGCTCGGCGAGGCGGAGAAGAACGTGAAGTGTTCTATGAAGGAGACGAACGTCTCCCCCCCGGCCAACACCTCGTCGAGAACTTCCCCGTGTTGGATCTTGGGTTCAAACCCGAGATCCTGTTGAATGAATGGAAGCTCAGCATTGGTGGATTTGTCACCACACCTGTCGCATGGACATGGGAGCAGTTTTCAGCCCAGCCTCCATTCAAGGACCGATCGGACTTTCACTGCGTCACGTCATGGAGCCGATATGACAACGATTGGGAAGGGGTCAGTTTCAAACACCTCATATCTGTCGTGAAACCGCTGTCGCTGGCGCGGTTTGTTCTCTTCAGGTCATACGATGACTACACGACGAATTTACCGCTCGATGTCTGTGACGACGCCGATGTGCTGTTGGCCCACAGCTGGAACGGTAAACCACTCTCCCGAGACCATGGCGGGCCCGTACGCGTGATCGTCCCCAAACGCTATGCCTGGAAGGGCGCGAAGTGGGTGAAGGAGATTACGTTTTCAGATCGGGATGAAAAAGGGTTTTGGGAAGTGCGTGGGTATTCCAACACCGCATTGCCGTGGCAAAACGATCGCTATGGGTAGCGATCATCTCTTGATCCAGCCGCCTGGTCCTTCGACAAAGTTTCCCGGTCTGGTGTTCTGGATGGCTTTCTCTCCTGCCAGCGATTCAACTGATTGGACGTTGGTCCGGTTTCGTTTTGCGATATCCTCATAGGCTCGCCGACGTTTCTGATTCACGTCTTCGAGCAACGCCCGGGCCTCCGCATCGGGAGGGATGACCGCCCCCAAGTAACCGTTGGCCTTCTCCCCCACCAAACCTTTCATTTTGGCTTCCTCCAAGGATAGCGCCAAGCCGGAGGATTCAGCCATGAACCAGGTAGCCAACGCACATAACACGAGCACCAGACGACGTCTGAACATTTGTTCCCCCACAGCTAAAATAATCCGCTCTCATTCGACAAGACCTGATCCAATTCTTTGTCCACTTTCACACGGATCTCATGATCAATTTTCACATTGAGATTGATCGTAATCGGCTTCTCCGGCGCCGTCACTTCGACCCGTGGGGTACAGGCGCCCATCATGACCAGCAGAGTCACCCACGTCACGAGCGCGACGCTTATCCGTACCACCTCACTCAGCATGGTCAGCCTCATGATGATCATAATCGTTTGTATTTTTTCTCGATTGTGCCTTGAATATCGTCCACCAAGCGAAGGCTTTTCAGAAGAGTGGGAATATGTTCCTGCACGGTCAAATTGAAATGAATCGGCGGTGTCGTCTTCAGATCCGGATTTCTGCCTTCCACCCGCGCGATCAGATCCAACATTCCGTTCTCGCCGTATCTCATCCCCACGCGCAACACGCTGTAATGAAAGTTATTGAGGGCATGAGCTACCAGCCGGAGTTGGCTGTCAGACTCTGAAAGCATCTTCGATGACTCCGGTGGTGACACATATTTTATGACCCCACCGGGAGGTTGTGCCTCGACCACTCCGTCCTTCATGATGACCCCGCCACCGGAGGTGATCGTCACAGGAAGCGTCCCGTTCAACGTTCCCGTTCCGTGGAGCCCTTTTTGTTGCTCCACACTGAGAATTTTGGCCAGATCGAGACTCCTTAGAGAAAAGGTCGCCCCAAAGGGAGGTCTGGCCACGTCTCCGACTGGCCCAAGACTTGCGACAGTGCCTCCGAAGACCTCGCACTGAAAGTCGTTCACGTCAACGACCGGCCGCTCTTCCGCCAACTTCCATCTCATCTGAAACGAGGCTGCGAGGTTGGTGACTTCAACCCCGCTCTGTATCGAGGTCACGAAAATGGGAGCCGGTTGGGTCGTGGCAATCGACTCCAGTCCCGACGCGTGTAATTCCATCGCGGTGCTAAAGCCCCTTACAATATGATCATAATAGAAGCCCGACAGCTTTTCGGCCACAACCCTCGCCGTCGCCGACGTTAATTTCATTCCATTGATCGGGTCGCCGAAGCTGCCGGACCAGGCCGCATCGAAGCGAACGGTGAACGCCCCATCGATGAGATCGGTCGCGGGAGGTAGGCCCATCATGATCTTACTGAGTCGCCGCTCGGCCCCATTGAACGTCAGAGGACCAATGGCGCCATGCAGAACCCCTTGAGCCGCCTGCAACGGTTGCTCGATTCTGGCTGTCATAAGCCCTTCTTGCACGGGAGTATTGACGCGAAGGTCGGCCTTGATGCCGGTCTGGCCAGCCGTGAAACTGACGACCCAATCACTCGTGGAGGGACCCCCAAAACCTGTATCCGGACTCACTCCATTCACCGACAATGTCCCATGGGTGGTCCAAGCAGTTCCTGCGGTCTCGAGTTCCTGAACTCTGAGAAGACCTTGTCCGACATGAACGTTCCACCCGTTGATTCTCATCGTCGGGGCGCGCACCGTTGCGATCATCGGTCCCCCGTTGCAACGAATCGCTGTCAGATCGCATTCCACTGTCAGCGGCTCCGATAGATGCAATGTCAGGGTTGAAATATGCGTCGTGCCGCGTCCGATCTGTTTGGCCGTCACCGAGGATGACGGCGACAGAACTCCCTGCACATGTGTCCGGGCCAGTTTCACCGTCCCTCGGACTCCTCCCATCGCTTCTTTGGCCGAAAGGAATTCGGTGACTGCTTTCGGGAGGATGCCCTCCAGATCGTAGGCCCCCTCGGCCAACACCAGCTCATTGCCGAGACCTTCGGCGCGGGTCGTTTCAAACTGTGCAACGAGCGGTCCCGGTGTCCGCCCGTAGGTCACATGTAGTGGCCCTTGCGCCACCATGCGTACCGGCGCTTCCGTCCAATATAAGGTCCCCTGCACGGGTTTCCTATTTTCGATCCGCACCGGTTGATCACCGCCG is a genomic window containing:
- a CDS encoding CBS domain-containing protein; translated protein: MDVIATHSNADFDGLASMVAARKLFPDAKLILPAGAQETVRTFLAAHDLGLSKLQSIDFSQISRLILVDTQDPDRIGALKSCIDNPSVEVVVFDHHVEAQSICNGRSLLSVVQPVGATTTLLVEQLRQRRVAVSPFEATVIALGLYEETGSFGFGSTTPRDLEAGAFLLETGADLNVVLDTLRRPLDPDTVALMNDLLEHSDVHYLEGRKVLIATSAIDRRRGEAAGVVHLLAEMQGVDAVIVAVMMEDRVQVIGRSRRPEIDVGWIAREFGGGGHAVAAAATVKGRPLSEVKERLVELLTTRYRPTLLARDVMTMPVKCIGMRTTIAAAGQRMTKYGINVFPVLDENDHFIGIVSRELIQKAEFHRLGKAPVQDIMQTDAYTAEPDTPFHDVEVAMIERNQRFVPVLGGTKIVGVITRTDLLRVMHEDVLKFAGRHAVPNPSEHLTGRAHRNVTGLLQNRMPKHVVALLNEAGRLADRCNVSLYAVGGCVRDLLLGIENLDLDLVVEGDGISFARKLGEMMHARVKVHERFGTAILLLPDEFKLDLATARTEYYEYPTALPTVEQSSIKKDLYRRDFTMNALAIRLNTKGFGDVLDFYGGQRDLNDKVIRVLHGLSFVEDPTRVFRAVRFESRFGFHLGKDTAALIAGAVKMNLFQRLSGHRLLEELKLLLGEREPKQALKRLADLDLLKFIHPKLVWSSRLESLLDAVDQAVDWYRLLFLDRKMDVWLVYFMALLEVLPERPVLDTLKRFPFSELEARCLKTSRTGSHAVLRRLGRKPPPKPADVYHLLSGLCDETLLSLMAKSKGETVKRQVSAYLTTYQHVKPVLTGTELKAMGLKPGPQFKKILDRLLDARLNGEVKTEAEERQLVQQVG
- a CDS encoding beta-propeller fold lactonase family protein gives rise to the protein MRTRFIGVMTLALALTGGVIGSAWAGQKGQMVYTMSNAPSGNAVLAFEQHSDTLIPIGSFPTQGAGSGGGLGNQGAIVLSDDGETLFVVNAGSDEVSVFHVHDHGLTLTDKVSSGGVRPISVAVHEEWVYVLNAGGTGNITGFMLTSRHTLKLIPGSTRSLSGPATAPAQIEFNPDGDTLVVTEKATQIIDTYTVGEDGVAAGPVSQPSSGVTPFGFSFNKRGVLIVSEAFGGTANASAVSSYTLKNSALTLRSDSVPDFQSAACWIVITKNGKIAYTSNTGSNNISSYRIGRDGTLTLLMAVAASTGAAPIDMALNRNSKLLYVLNATARSIEAFRVDRGSGELTFLTSVSGLPAGVNGLVAQ
- a CDS encoding sigma-70 family RNA polymerase sigma factor; this translates as MNAKIRDRAVSTRQNAQVGKPLTFMDIEEKLLPRLRLGEEEAFGQFVTHQHARLIRIAMRYVVDQDMAEEVVQDTWVTVITRLNGFEGRSSLFGWICGILIHKAKDRGVREKRQRAFSHCESYDRYGDEPIDPSRFCPSRTWAGSCAYYPHPWDERTPEQLLLSKRIMDCMQQAIDALPVTLKQVLILRDVDGIDTKEVCTRLHVSEANLYVRLHRARERVRLAIQTTCE
- a CDS encoding HAMP domain-containing protein, with the translated sequence MFTTLYGKLATVLIGLFCLIGAGSILLTLYATRLYFQEVNQKLNQALAERIVSEKILMQEGQVNEAALKEIFHSLMVINPSIEVYLLDGQGSILTFSAPAGKVKRQRVSLEPIERFLSRIEDFPILGDDPRDLSRKKIFSAFPVQTLSGDIEGYLYVILGGEEFESVAQMLEGSYILRVSAWAVAAILLFALLTTLLMFKLLTRRLRLLTLAMETFKRGDFSEPSDLPYRLHLQRTTAERRDEIDVLGATFAHMSDRIQQQVGQLKQTDQLRRELVANVSHDLRTPLTSLQGYLETLLLKEGTLSPQEQRKYLGIAAAHSEQLGKLIGELFELAKLSSQEMRPRIEAFSLSELVQDVVQKLTFVAEKKEVTLHTEMQADLPCVVADIGLIERVLENLIENAIRYTPAHGTVTVGLKGVNEKIMTNVMDTGCGIPPEDLPHIFDRYYRVGNGQRGRTTGAGLGLAITKRILELHGSSIEAQSVVNRGTTFTFCLSVAQPSIELVDSSHSA
- a CDS encoding response regulator transcription factor, whose translation is MVDEAPHRQSAKPRTILVIEDDRDIARLLELHLYDVGYDVHVAPDGATGCKHALSKAYDLIVLDLMLPGMDGLDVCQTLRTRLNYTPILMLTAKSTELDRVLGLEVGADDYLTKPFSIRELLARVKALFRRVEVLRAPVVQDQQKPICAGGLVIDAEKRKVTLCGKAIDLTAKEFDLLLQFARHPGRVYTRSQLLDLVWGYAHAGYEHTVNSHINRLRAKIERDTNRPRYILTVWGIGYSFTEEHRHE
- a CDS encoding molybdopterin-dependent oxidoreductase, producing MDEPSRLTKTKEQWARARRGGEEREVFYEGDERLPPGQHLVENFPVLDLGFKPEILLNEWKLSIGGFVTTPVAWTWEQFSAQPPFKDRSDFHCVTSWSRYDNDWEGVSFKHLISVVKPLSLARFVLFRSYDDYTTNLPLDVCDDADVLLAHSWNGKPLSRDHGGPVRVIVPKRYAWKGAKWVKEITFSDRDEKGFWEVRGYSNTALPWQNDRYG
- a CDS encoding YdbL family protein, giving the protein MFRRRLVLVLCALATWFMAESSGLALSLEEAKMKGLVGEKANGYLGAVIPPDAEARALLEDVNQKRRRAYEDIAKRNRTNVQSVESLAGEKAIQNTRPGNFVEGPGGWIKR
- a CDS encoding YnbE family lipoprotein, with the translated sequence MLSEVVRISVALVTWVTLLVMMGACTPRVEVTAPEKPITINLNVKIDHEIRVKVDKELDQVLSNESGLF
- a CDS encoding YdbH domain-containing protein encodes the protein MLTQRYQVVVLLGLVALFSSYLLLPLSVSYLLTRGLRQHGYSNVILQLGYPGWNRMRIPVISFQQDLGEERLMVSLTDAEIQYDLTQLLQGRVSHIVLRDAAVHVLNVPSTGPTQKDSRADDRVDDEESPWSLLTAGDLLRSLPILPFDELQLDHLTIFREQATGPLRKVTIEGSLTYRGGELGGHLSFRGRDTASYGLAVVGNSASTWSATLASQRPQAAPIVSWQSQAHPNGSQIQVNGNLQINVQELAPFIALLVPIGPELEKVTGQVAIDWAGNAAAEATLSSLWEDEHTHLDGNMRVIATLPALKGVAKDIAVAYEGTFGGNAKQVEWALSPGVLLTATINTQPRIIPEVVRLILPGGDQPVRIENRKPVQGTLYWTEAPVRMVAQGPLHVTYGRTPGPLVAQFETTRAEGLGNELVLAEGAYDLEGILPKAVTEFLSAKEAMGGVRGTVKLARTHVQGVLSPSSSVTAKQIGRGTTHISTLTLHLSEPLTVECDLTAIRCNGGPMIATVRAPTMRINGWNVHVGQGLLRVQELETAGTAWTTHGTLSVNGVSPDTGFGGPSTSDWVVSFTAGQTGIKADLRVNTPVQEGLMTARIEQPLQAAQGVLHGAIGPLTFNGAERRLSKIMMGLPPATDLIDGAFTVRFDAAWSGSFGDPINGMKLTSATARVVAEKLSGFYYDHIVRGFSTAMELHASGLESIATTQPAPIFVTSIQSGVEVTNLAASFQMRWKLAEERPVVDVNDFQCEVFGGTVASLGPVGDVARPPFGATFSLRSLDLAKILSVEQQKGLHGTGTLNGTLPVTITSGGGVIMKDGVVEAQPPGGVIKYVSPPESSKMLSESDSQLRLVAHALNNFHYSVLRVGMRYGENGMLDLIARVEGRNPDLKTTPPIHFNLTVQEHIPTLLKSLRLVDDIQGTIEKKYKRL